DNA sequence from the Cellulophaga sp. HaHaR_3_176 genome:
TTGTATCTTCGCTTACTTGGGCTTTAGTCAAAATTTCTTTTGCTCTACTATTACCTACTCCGAAGATGTAAGTAAGAGAAATAACCCCTCTTTTCTGTTTTGGTATATCTACACCTGCAATTCTTGCCATAATTACCCTTGTCTTTGTTTAAATCTAGGATTCTTTTTGTTTATTACGTACAATCTACCTTTTCTGCGAACAATCTTGCAGTCGGCACTTCTTTTCTTTAATGATGTTCTTACTTTCATCCTATTAAATCTTAATATCTATATGTAATTCTTGCTTTACTAAGATCATAAGGGCTCATTTCTAATTTAACCTTATCACCTGGAAGTAATTTTATATAATGCATTCGCATTTTACCAGAAATGTGTGCTGTAACAACATGACCATTTTCTAATTCTACACGAAACATTGCATTTGATAATGCCTCTATTATGCTACCATCTTGCTCTATTGCTGCCTGTTTAGCCATACGTTATGCTACTTTTCTATTTTTACCTGTCTTCATTAAACCATCATAATGACGATTTAACAAATAAGAGTTAACCTGTTGTACAGTATCAATTGCAACACCCACCATAATAAGTAAAGATGTTCCACCATAAAATATTGCCCATCCAGCTTGTACATCCATTAATTTTACAATTATAGCTGGAAGTACAG
Encoded proteins:
- the ykgO gene encoding type B 50S ribosomal protein L36 — encoded protein: MKVRTSLKKRSADCKIVRRKGRLYVINKKNPRFKQRQG
- the infA gene encoding translation initiation factor IF-1 yields the protein MAKQAAIEQDGSIIEALSNAMFRVELENGHVVTAHISGKMRMHYIKLLPGDKVKLEMSPYDLSKARITYRY